The sequence cattttaagaatttttgcTACTGTTCGTGTAGTTTTTAAGTGTGTAAAATGTGTGCTTCTTAACTGTAAACAGTATCTATATACAGTTTAACATAAGCTGTTTTGATGCGTTTTAGTACTCTATATCCACAAAAAATGAAGACTGACATGTAACCATACTTCTTCCTTTTTAGCAGCTCTGCTGCAGTTTGgtcatttatataaatataaaaaaaacattcatagcaataaattcaaatatgatgctttttttttcttttaggtgtcagctgtttttcaaaaatgtaagaggaaaagaaacaatgtgagtactgtttttttttttgtttttttttatcagactcTCCACCATGAAGACCAGACTAGGCTGCCTCTCCAAAAAGTCTGACTCCTACAGTGACTTCTCCGAATTCCTGCCACCCGCTCACGAGACCACCGCTAGGTGTTTGAAGTAAGTCTCGCCTCTGTGGTACTGTACATTAATTATCAAATAAAGAATgccaatttatttttgtaataaaactgcattagtaacattttttttcaggttCATCCTAATTTCTCAGAAATTTAACCCCTTAAATACCAGAGATGTTGCCAGCAACACTTAAGTAACACGTACTCTTAAaaataccgtaactcttcaaccgttcacACAATCATTGAGAATCCGCTAATTCTGAGAGAGAAAACCTTGTGTTGATATCAACTTTGCAATGTGTCGCTACATCTGTACCGGCTGCCTAATCGATACCACAGATGCGCAAAAAGCGTCTACTTCCACTAAAGCATTTTACGACACTTAGTTGAGGTGTTACCAATAATAATTGCCtcttaaaatgtaaacactggaacTACAGCTTCAGTGTAGAAGGATTAAGCATATTTTGATTCTTCAGAATCAGTTTGAATGTGTACAGAAAACTGTAGGAGAGAAGAATTTCTGATGGAAAAAAACTCAAGTAAAATATAGAGTTACAAAAACTTTCTTCTGGCAATGTGTTATTGCTAATGCATTCTTGCATTTCTGTGGAATTACCCTATTTGTACACTACTGACTTTTTCTGGATTTCCTACATTTGCTTACTTTGTTTAAACCAGGGCTGTGCAAATTGTGGCCACATTGGGCCTGCCTCCATATTTGGTCCGGCTccctgaacaatatcagagacacatgatttatttttcaatctggccacacgatcgaGACCCGCATagaacgtgacattttattccaccCTTCTGCactctgtgctccaacctgaaaccctctaaaaatccctgtcaaatagaacagaagacagtcttcccgTTCTaagtcgcagttcatctttcgcAGTTTCACACATTCTTTTTGAGCAattaagctgcttttttttaacagcacaccctgttctgtgtcctgattggctggagaccttgtcaatcaatttcctccgtgccgtgtctcctgtagaAAAACGCAcagctcttcagatctacagaaatctgtgatcacgatcagatctttgttttctttctatcatgctggaccttttttttatgaaagcttGAACTTTGAGAATTCAAATAAAAGAGATAAGTGTGAAAAAGTTAATGTCTGTCTGAAAAGAGTGTATAAAGTGGGTAGTGAGGAGTTTAACTGCCATAAAACATCTGTTATAACACTCCGCGGATATCTTCGTTCACGGTTATTTTCAGAACTTATAACGTGGTCCGGTTTAATAcgcaattctgattggctgcttggtgtggattaaaacctgataaccgcacggtgaaaaaagaagttccggtcacctagcttaaatgttttgtatcactccgccggcttctttaaaacaaccttttgcttcatcatttggacacaaaacaagcagtaagaggtgaactttctctctgaactgatgctttattcaatccatcggaaagatcagcatatatatatcgccgaatcttgactagAGCGGTTGTGCTGcccgacgcggactatatgtgatgcgccgcatcacgtaacacatagtccgctttttgtgagaaaagcgatccaagtcggaaaaaaaacaagaattaaggactaaaaactggttaatatgtattgcttttgtaagtgaccatggtataagtgggttaatggccttcgaggtgtgcattattactttttaaccgtccgacgcgaagcggacTTTCTTTTTTGGGCTTAAGTTGTAACGAATTGTTTAAGTACTTCACATGCTGTAACTTCAGagcaattaaaacaataaagttgGCTGGATTTCAATAAAGCATGAAGTTATAATTATAATGAAACACTTTAAATATTAATACTGATTCGTCAGTTTTaccatttggttttcttttttttttttttttacacctttagACTATCTACAGATGAGGTCGTTCGATGGTCCGATTCTTTCGAACATCTTCTCTCCCACAAATGTAAGTAGACTTTGTTTCTGTTGTCCTATGTAAAACGTTCTGCATAATATCAGTTGGAATCAGGAAAATATGAGCTCCTCTGATGTAGATTACTACATTCCAAAACACAATATGTTCCCAGCATTGTCCTACTTTCAAACCCATCTTCTGTTCGATGCCAGTTCTGTGTTACGAAGGCTCCTTACCACAGAATGAGTAACATGCTGGTCCCTGACCTTCCTCTAGCTGGTGCAGACTGGCTCACTCACTTCCATCTGTTCCAAAGTGGGTCATGGACTTCTTCTCTGGTTGCTAAAAAGCATTAACGTAACAAGCTTGAACCTTGATGACAAATCAGTCAAGTCAGCTTGTGCAACGTACTTCAAGCTAAATCGAAATAAACTGATTTTAGCAAGCTGCTAACTGTATTTAGGGACTTCAAAAGTTTAGGATTTGATTCATCCTCAaaccttttttcaaactgttaaaaatgtatttttttcttttaacgttCATTTAGGCGAAAAATGGGTTTTTCAACAACATTAAACAACTGACTCTGGAGAATTAAGAAAAGAACACCagggctatgtccaaattccttcacttctCCCTAACCCCTAAAAAAACTATATGCGGGACTATCCGCGGCCCttgttttaaatgcaatttGGACTTGATGcacaccactttttttttaaacaccaaatatgacgtcacccatttcCCATAGTAAAAAAATctaagaaatattaaaattgtACAAACACTTTTTCAGATGACAAAAACTTGAatgatttatgcttttttttcacaggaCAAAATCAAAACCCAATGCATCGTGGTCTATATTTACCAAACTAGTGAGCACTCATGCACACttcttttttgcagagacttctaaaaaatttccagggcactggatttcgGACACCCCCAAAAAAATGGCCAGTGCCCTATTTCGTGAAATAAGTAGAGAGTAATTGGAGATTTTGAACACAACcttagattttcttttacagttcaTATGTAAATGCTCGGAAAtccaactattttattttacaatctgAGTTTCCGATAATCACATTTCTGATGATCAGATTATTTAAAGGACTGATCTCACAAAGCTTCAAgcattaaaaaacatcaaaaaataaccttttttgcGAACTTACTTAAAATAAGcgagaaaaatattttatacttTATAAAGAAATCAATTATCCTTGTTATATtcatattgtctttttttcttaaacactttgaatttacaGGCAAATAAAACAGCTGGTCGGTTTAATTCCCTGATAGGCTGTTACAGCTTGGCCTAATGACCACGTTCAACCATTTTGTCCCTTCATCATGATGCGTTTTGATTCCATTGTGAAGACAAAAATAGAGTTCTCtctttaaaatgttctgtttcaccTAATATTCCCAAGACAACATGACAGAAGAGCTTCTCAAACCTGTTTTTTAATGCCATTTTATTTCCGCAAGTGACATGAAGGTAGTCGTGAATTTACTTTGTGTGAACCAAGATATGAAGCAACAGTTTCAGTTTTGTAGTTTCAGATTAACACAATTTTTAGGAAGAAAATGctgattattttttgtttttttggaaaaccaaGCAAAGAGCTGCAGAAAAGAAATTGGGTCTCAAACCCCAATTGGTAAGGATATTTTTTTCCAGtagacctgtccagggtgtatacCCTGTCTTCACCCAACACTAACCAGGTGGgaaattgtgattttattttatttatttatttttgaagcaatcgggaaacaaaacagaatgaattttggagaagctgtTCTGTGGCCTCTCCTGCTCCCAATAGTTGTTTCAGCcatcctcctgctgctctggtCTCCAGTTGGCAAATTATCCTAATGTTCTCCACCAGCTTTGgaatctgtttctttttatttattttttttatgcaaaactaACATAGCTTTACAAAACACGTCATGTTCCCGCATTTTAGGCTTCTTCTCTCACACAGCAAAAATTATGGATGATTGTGTTTTAagtttggtaaaaataaaaactttccttttaaagaagaaaaattcaaatttagaATTCTGACTAGATAAAATAGTCAAAAAGAGACACACATTGACATTAGATAAGCATTGATAGAATTCAATATTTCTTTAGAATAATACATTTACATGTGCTTTAAcattaataaatacaaaaaaattctgCTTTGAAACAAATTCTAATCCAGTGTTTAAGTTATATGGAAAAATGTTGGTGGCAATTGCCAGAGCACTATAAAACTGacaagaaacatttattttttttctttgaactgCATCATGGGTAAAGTATAACGTATACCTTCCCATGAGGTATGAGTCTGGACAGACTCGCAGTCTGTTTCAGCTGAGGTCGTCGTTAATGTTCCTAACTTGATCCTGGTGTAAATCTAGTTTTCCTTTCACTTCATTCACTTGTTTGCAGAGGTCAACTTTTGCTTCTGAATATTGTTCCAATGCtacattttgaaatttttttgaAGGACAGAGCCAGACTTTCTCTTAGACATAGCAACATTTGGCATGAAACTGAGCCAGCTATTGCTGAACAAATATTCTGTGGGAAATGACAAAGTATCTCTTAGACCACCtactttagctttattttcagcAATAGCTTTGCTCTATTCTTACTGAGCCCCTCAGTAAAGAatactaaaaacaaacactttttttaaggcACTTATCTTAAAAATGCATATTGTGCAGAAAAATCAAAGTATTTTACACAGAGACAGATTGTGACGGAGTTTTAGGGTCAcccaaaaaaaaggtaaaactatgagatttaaagttgtaaatttacgaagaaaaaaactcgtaagaCTCACAAGTTTTTTTCTCGCAAATGTACTACTTTATTCCCCTAATTTAAaagttgtgacttttttttttaatttccaacTTAAAAGTCGCAATTTGtcgcaataaaaaaaatatttgtttgtaaattgCCCCTAAATCTCTGTTGTATAATTGGAACCACAGCTTTAGGAGATGTCATACAAAATAATCTCTTTCAAGTATGAGAATAATCACAGGCCAAATATTgtatattattattgttattgctATAGATATTAAAACATCCACTCTTTTATCTGCTATTACTATTGCTCAAAGAAGCTCAAATTATTGtattttgaaatctttgtcattaaaaatactaatattgactcaaaaattgggtGGGCATCTGCCCCCCTTGCTCCCCTCTGGTTCTGCCGCTGGTTTGAACCATTATTTTCTTGCAATGTTGTGTCTAAAATTATGCCACATTCTACTTACTTTCTACTTTATAACTGAGTTTATTATCTTCATGTGAGACGTGTTAATCACATCtcataagaataaaaataaaacttcatgtTTTTGTAATGATTTAGTACGATTGAATAGAGTAATAAATCATGTATTTTCTGTCAGTCTCTAGTTGCTTAAATGGTTGTTCCTACAATTTAATGTTTAGTCATTTCCTGGATAGTTTTCTAGAGATTAAACTAACAGATATGCATCAACATTTGACCACCATTCATGACTTCCAGTACAAAAATCCTAACAAATTATAAAACTTGACAGGAAAATGAACCAAAGCAAGCAAAATAAACCTCTGAGGTTATCATTTTATTgcactttttctgtatttaggAATGTCAACAATAGCCCAGTTTTTAGATGTCTCACCTGTTGTCCTTTATCTTTTTGTAGTACACGTGACTCCATCTTTCTCTTAGTAATGGAGAGTCTCCTCTGCTTTCCCTGGTTTAGTGTAATGAAGAGCATAGGCAGGAGGGGTGGAAACAACATGACACTCCTGTGTCAACATGACACagtcctgcagaaaaacaagccCCCTTTCTGTTAGCATCAACAGAAGGGGAGCAAATTAATTGACAACTAATCTtgacaggggaaaaaaactcctCTGAGGGGTAGTTTgctctggtttgtttttgttttgatcataAGACTGTTTCCCACTTTCACATATACAGATGAGAACACACTAGAAAAATGTCAATATACTAGGAAGGGCAGTATCACGTGTCACACCGGATCAACCTTATCTGCAGGCCAATGAGGGAGACACACAATGAGTGCTTTTATTTATTGGGTTGTAAAccctacatttatttattttgtttggtttgtttgctcTTCCTAGATGGACTGGCGGCTTTCCGGACGTTTCTCAAGTCCGAGTTCAGCGACGAAAACATTGAATTTTGGATGGCCTGTGAGGAGTACAAAAAGATCAAGAGCTCGACTAAGCTTTTGTCAAAggcaaacaaaatatttaaggaGTTCATTGAAGTTCAGTCCCCAAGAGAGGTACATTTCTATGACTGGCATCAGAACGTTTCCTAAATTCTGTTAGATTTACAGATTAGAAGTacaaaaaacttaaaaggaaCTTGAATCCAAAGGAACTAACACTTTATACAGTTGGAAGCAAGGTGGGCTCAGTTGTCTTGACCAATCAAATTTGTGATATGGACCCATTACCAGTTGGTAGATGGCTgcttgattcattaaatacccACTTGGATGCAAAATATGTTTtccgtgttttcaaaatgttattgtgccattttttttatgatagaggacatatataaagaaagttgggttaaaaattttatttgtgaacatttcttaatttgtaaatcaggagcaggtgaataaataccatttaaaaagatttgtaGGTGTGACACAGAAGTTACAATCTGCAGACCACAAgtttcctgctccgctccattctgatgcctccacttacagacgaatagatccatgtacatcttcattaaggtgtaagctagcaggaaagcatGTCAACGGGTAGATAaagggaagtgggggtgggcttactccacgccaacagccCTGCTCAGAAACTATTTCCTTGATTTTGGataaaactgcataatcctaattaaaagatcactgggattaaactagatcaaaagatgatcaaagtgggtctttgttCTGACAGAAGGGAGCTTCATAAAACCACCCATCCCTGTGGTCATCAGCTTCAATCTTACCTTATAATACTGTCAGTTATCAGAGGATCAGGACAGAATGCTTTTCAGGGTTAGTATTTCAGACAGCTTCTGCTAAATGTTCCCCAAATTTCTTCCCAAacttaataaatgtaaaatttggTTTTATTAGTGGCTATTAGTTTCTTTGGTGTAGGATAATGCATTTTCTTTGCCGTCCTTATCTTAACAGGTAAACATTGACTACCGCACCAGGGAAAAGACCAAACAGAGCCTGGCTGATCCCACCCCGACCAGCCTGAACGAGGTCCAGGGAAAAATCTACAGCCTCATGGAGAAAGACTCCTACCCTCGGTTCCTCAGGTCAAAGATGTACCAGGATATGATCAACAGGGCACATGCACAAGGCCAGCGGAGGTCTGTCTGACCACGGTGAAAGACATGCATGGACATTGATTTAGGCCTAAACTGTATATCGTTCCTTCACCCTTTTACATCATCCCCTAATACTGTGAATTAGCAAAGATGGTGGGACCTGCTTGACTGTTTTATTGTCTAAACCAGCTGCATGTGTGCTAACCTCTGATACACAGCATGTCTTTGAGGAGTCTCTCTACAGTTCACTGATAATGTTACCAAATAAAATGACCTTGTCACATTTTAACATTTGCTACAACTTTAGTTGTCGGCAATTACGCATCATGTTAgacagggaaaaagaaaaacacgttgaccaaaattaatttaaacacCTTTAACTTCTGTGATTCTGTCTTTtacaaaatgtttgtgtttttgactgATGAAACAGAAACTAAATATTAACTGGTGTCTGTTTTAAGTAGCTGACAAGACTAAAATACTGATTATTTCACAGTGTATATGTATATTTGTTAAAGGGTGACCTAAtcatttcttaataaataaTAGGAATAGAATACTTTCCATTACAGCAAATTTTGT comes from Oryzias latipes chromosome 4, ASM223467v1 and encodes:
- the LOC101157608 gene encoding regulator of G-protein signaling 8, which codes for MKTRLGCLSKKSDSYSDFSEFLPPAHETTARCLKLSTDEVVRWSDSFEHLLSHKYGLAAFRTFLKSEFSDENIEFWMACEEYKKIKSSTKLLSKANKIFKEFIEVQSPREVNIDYRTREKTKQSLADPTPTSLNEVQGKIYSLMEKDSYPRFLRSKMYQDMINRAHAQGQRRSV